TCACGTGCCATCTTCGCCTTCTGCCCGTTTCCTCCTCCCATGTCTGCAATAAAAAGGGATGAGAACCTGAAAACCCTAATTTAGCGAAAGACGAGTACCGTTCGATATAGAGGAACCCAACCGGGGTCGTTTATATATGGCTACAGCCTACAAGAAAATAACACGCTTTCCCCCATAAACATTTGCCGGCCAATTAATTTGCAATTACTTTATTGGagattattatgtttattttgactacttatttaatttttttttaattttttttctttttacgattattagtatattagtattttttttttatatttttaaaatatttaaaagtgttaaaaaatataaataaaaattaaaaataaagaattttaCTTAGGGACACACCCAATGATCACTGTTGGGCCACACCCTCACAgaacttatcattataattatttatgtaaatattctTTAATAACCTAATATATGTACCatattttaagattattttgATAATTAGTCAAGTTAACCAAGGAGTCAATGATACTCTAAATTAgttaaaacatgataaaatttatatatagtatatttttatttcactttcATCTTATTATGACGAGTCAATAATtagatttgtttaattttaacttttgaggcatgttttatttgttaaatttcattttttctatagaCAGTTACTTTCTTcaaaatggaaaatattttttaattgcaaGAAAACTATTTATAACATGCGTTAGGTATCTTAATTTTTCAAATGCAAATActcatttttatcttaaatttatcatttatattcACGTAGGCTAATTTGACAAATTTAaatagagtaatgttaaatacaattttttaatgTACAAACTGCACACACCCCAtctggccaaaaaaaaaaaaaaaactcactatTAAAAGGTAAGTTTTTTGacatatattctaaatttaattactttttttacaAACTTTAGTATATCATTTACTTTCTAAGAGCATTAGTAGAGGCCTGGTCATTCTTTAGCAAAAATTTAActagaaaattcactttttctAATTTAGCTAGCTACTTCAATCTAGTTCTGATTGTGGGCATTTCAATGcaattaaattttgtttttaattgatGGGGTATAATTACATTATGCAAGAAATGCTTGGTAACGGCTTGGTAATGCGTCCGGAGGTGGCAATGGAGCAGTACATCAAAGTGACTGGTCTAAATCAAGTTTATACTCCTAAAACAAGGTTTAAAAGATAAACAAACAGTTCATTTTTTATTCACTTCTGAGACTTTCAACTGTAGTCTTTCAGCATAGTACATCTGATTTTGAGTCTGGTAGATGACTAGTATAAGATTCCTTTTCTATTCATATTTGGTACCTTGGCTCAAAAGAGAACCCATCAGACATTCCAGCTTCAAAAATCAGCACAAAATCAATTGAAGTTATAAATACATAACTAGACATTCCAATCATGTATTAAATGTCTACCTGACATAcatgtattttgtttttgtttttgttttttttatatcattgggTGTCCAGGCCAGCTTGCGCACACATCGACTAATCCCACGAAATTCTAAAGTTAACGGTTAGGTAAATCTCCAATAGCCCTGAGGAGACTCGAACTACCTGTATTTTGTCCTTAATGAGTTTTGTAGAAAGAGGCGTTGCTTAAATTGCCTGTCGAGGTGATGGCTGACGATGATCCAGTAGCTGAGGCAGGCCGCTGATGGAAGATCAGCCTATTGTAGAGATCGGTTTTATCGTGTCTTAGCAAGTGGACAGTACTGCAAAAAGAAAGATCTACTTAAATAAAGGAGAAAAAGGAGGcacaaatcatattatttttcatataatcatggTGCCTCGTAATTCCCACTAACTAGATGTTAATGGTTATAGATTTTCCACATTATTATAAGGATATTATTTATGTTGTTTAAAGAATCAGAAGCATAAACAGAATTTTAGGTAAATGGTGGGGAAGAGTTTGGAACTAAAATATAAGCACGAGTGTGGCTTGCAGTGCAGATCATAGATTCATTACCTGTCTACCATATAAATTGCCTGTATAATTCAATTCATTCAAGCAAAAACGCCTTTCAGCTTGTTCCAATAAAGTATACATAATAAACAAATGGAGCCAGCTACAGGAAAcctaaatatataataaggtTTAGAGATAAAGTACCACTAAAGTCTTCTAATATGAGTCTCCACCAGATTGATAATGACTTGCCAGATAAAACGTTAAGTCTTCTTTCTTTGGCATGCCTCTATGTCGAGATATCAATCTTCCTTCAATACCCAAGATGCAATGTCAGAGAACAGCTATGAAATCACTTCTTGCAGATGTTAGAAGAAGTTGTTCTTACAATGCATAATAACAGACGTAGTCTGACAGGGTACTCTCCTTACATGTTCAAGAAATAGTATCACCAAAAAAGGCAATTTCCCGTGCATATCGCAAATATCATCCTCATGAATACAGAATACTGACAAGATGATACACTCTGCAGAGATGATACCACTGTAACTTAGCTTTTATAGGATCAAATATATACAAAGCAAAATCAACAGATCTGAAACGTTTATGGGGGGTGAGAAAGTCCTTTCTAGTGATGTTCGGAAACAGTAGAAAGTCGTTCTTCAATAATATCCCAACTCCCGATGGTTATTTTTGTTAAGACCAATAGCAGGGATTTTTGCTTTTGCATTAAATAGATGCCTGTGCAATTTAGCTTTCTGAACATCTTGTGTAATTAAAGAAGCAATTACAGTGTCAGAAGCCCACATGTTATCGATCCTAAGCAATTTTCTTGCACCAACTGAGAACTCTAAACAGCTGTCCCTCAATGACATCCCTCACTGTtcgtttctttcttttcacatcttcaAGATCTAGAGTTCTATATGCAATAGCAAGCAAATACATTGCTGGATGGAGTCTCCTGCAGATAGTGCAAATGAAATACAGTAAGAACACTTCCAAAGCCCAGTATCTTTGACTTGCGTTACCTAATCTATTCAGTCAATTGAAAAGCATTATACGGTCAATAACCCACAAAATAATACAATCAACAAATAACTTAGACAACGCTTTGGGCCTAAGAACTGGCCTTTTAACAAAGGCAGGAAcctaattaaaatagaaaagaaagacCTAAAATCTGAAGAATATCTCAAGAAAAAAGACCTGAACGTACTTGTTACATTCTTCACTTGCATCAAAGCCATCCCAATACCTCTGCGATGGAACTGTCCGACCTTTCTTATCTCTGCCAAATGTTTCGACATACCAACCACCAATGTCATGTATGCCACAGCGAGGCTCGAAAAGCCAAAATCTGTTGAAGTATGTGGGTTAGTAATTTGTATTTGTTTGGGTCTCATCTTCAATGTCTTATGCACCCTAATGACAGAAGAAGCAAGCTTTAGATCATTTCAAGAAGGTATAACTGAACTAACCTTTGTATGTATTAAACTATTTATCCAAAGTGACTGCTACAAAACTTGGCtcggaagagagagagagagagagagagagagagagagagcacactCCAAACAAAATTCACCCTATTGGCCAGTAAGGTCAGTCAttttctgagagagagagagagcacactCCAAACAAAATTCACCCTGTTGGCCAGTAAGGTCAGTCATTTTCAACAGGAAGCTAATATTTATACCCCTCTCAGAGCCAGAAAAGGAACAAAATAAATGCTAACAATAGAAGCACTACTACTTCTGGGTTTTGATAAAAATGGAGGAAAATATATAGAATAAAAATCTGGCTAAGTTTTGAGTTGGTCACATCAAACCCTACATATCGAGCAAATAATATGGAACAATGGACAACTATCCATATAAAATTTAAGACGCTCCTCAGAGGTAGATAGAACCAAATGATAGTCAcagaaatttatttaatttgaaatattaaagactaggttgtgtttggatgttgaattgagttgagatgaaagttgaaagttaaataaaatgttatcagaaaaagttgaattgttattttaggatttgaaaaagttgaattgtttattatattttgtgttggaatttgaaaagattgtaatgattagatgagatgagttaagaggAGTTAAGTAACAAAACTAGAGATACACATTTAAAACAGGAGTAGGGCACAGTTAATCTAGGAATAGCAGGACAGATATTCCTTCGTTGGGAGAGCTGTAACTAACTAATAAAGATGGTAGGATTGGTTAAATGACCAGTTCCAGCTCCTTCACTGAACCTATTACCATAAAAGCTCACAGCCATGAAAACAAAAGGGGAGTGCGAGCAAAGAAAACTTAATTGATGCGAAAAATAGATTAGGATGAGCCGTGGAACTAGTAATAATTCACCCATTAATATGATCTGGTAAATGTCATAGCTGTCATATCTTACTTGCTTGGGGGTAAACAGGCTCTACTGCATCGACATTCACAGACAGAAACATCTTCTCCCACACCATACCAATGCATATGCTTCACCtaaaaaagatcaaaattaaatcaacacTCATATATGAACATATCCTATAAATAACCACAGAAATCATCTGGCGAAGTATAATTACAATCATATGAACAgtcattaataataaattaagcaCTCATTTATGGTTGACTCCAATATAGCTCCGAAAATAGGCATTAAATTATCATTACATAGATGAGAACCTAAGGCAAGAGGCCACAAGGTAGCATTAGTAAGAGGGCCAATAAAAAATCAGTCAGGCAGGATATAGCTGGTGGACAGGGTCTATAACAATGCCAATTTCCTGGCATTAACAAtgcgcataaaaaaaaaaaaagagcaaaaaaacaataaaatcaacAACGATGCAGGAGAATGTTGTACAGGAGAGATTCACTGGATGTCTGTCCTCAAAGTTCAAAGCATCTTTCTCAATCAAAAActacaaaagaacaaaaatgaaTTCCTTCAATCATGCACGCCACAACAAAAAGCATTTGTACAAgtagtatttttcaaatgttcGCAAATGATTCTTGACAAGATGCATCATGCAATGAACTATTTAGCCAGTAAAAAATAAAGGTGCATACTACAATGATACAAATATTTGGCACTTTCAGCACTATTACATCAATGAAGAAATATGCAAAGTCGTTCAAAACCCAAGAATTTGTCTCCATAATGGTGCCAAAAATACAGTTCTCATTGTCATTGATATAAAAATCCAATCAGGTGTGGAAAGAATAGGTTTCAATCAGTTGCAAATTAGTCGTGATATGCACTATCCAGCATCACTAAGAAACCACCGTGATGCATGCACAGCAGTGTCTTTTCTCCGGTTAAAATGAAGCAAAACAACAAGACAATTGCACCATTAAGCAATAAATTGGACAATAACTAAAGTCAAACTGAGTTTCAGACCAGCAATGTTCTATGCTTCATAATCACATGGGTTTTTGTGCCACTGCTGTCATAGACAAAGCATGACCCTTCGTCTGGGCTAGTCCCTAGTCCAGTTATAGTTCCCAGTGCAATCCTTGATCGAACTTCACAACCAGAAGACTGATCCGTAGAAGATTGTTCACTAACATGCATGGATGAATCTTCATGTGAACTAAGAAATACATAGATATGATCTTGAGCATCTGCAGTCTGCATCCCATTGCAATGGCTTTTAGGAGGGACTCTAGTGGCCACAGCAACTACCCTTCCAGATATATGCAATTCTAGATCTTTATATGCATCTGATGTGTGATCTGTAATATTTTGAGATTGTGTCAAAGGAGTTCCAAACCCATCCACACCATCAGAGCTCATCTGGATGCTAGTATCCTCAATGTTAGGGCAGACACTTAAACCTATAGATGAAAATGAAGTTAATTTTTCATTCCTGGAAAAAGATAATGCAGGAACCTCATTGACCAAGCAAACCATCCCAAAAAGATCACGCCCTGAAACGAGGTGCAGAACCTCATGAGTTTCATAAGCAGACCTCTCCTCAGCTTCAAAGCGGTCAGGAAGAAGATCCATTGACTCAATTACAGGGCCATAGTATGCTGCATGTATGGCTGAATAAAAATCCCTTTCAAGTATGTCAAAATAGCCCGTTCCAACAACCACCTTCTTCTCTGCCACTATCTCACTGATAGCAAATCTATACCACTTTAACCATTCCACAACTTCCATCTGTTTAAATGTTGTAACATGGGATTTATACATGGATAATCTTGTTCCTTGTCCCGAACATTTCTGCATAATCCTTCTCTGAGAGAACAGATAGCTGTCATAATGCGCCCTCTTCTCAGAATTTGAAAGAATCTGCAATCCATTATTGATTATTCTGTGAATTTAGAATACTCTTCAATGACAACGCATACCATAAAATCTGAACACCACCATTATCCACTATAAATGAACATCCAAGGGTGAAAAAAGTTTCAAAGTAGAAGCTCATCAAACTACATTGACTTCTACTAACATTACGACTGCCCACAGAACTGTGTTCATGACAACATAAACATATTACGAGTGAGAAAAGATATTCCAGCTCTTTGGTCATCGAACAAAATCAGTTCTTTGAAACAAGAAACAAGCCTGGAGTATTGAATTATATTTTCTAGTGAATTCTTGTCTCAGCCACATAAATACCACATTTAAGGATGTTAGAATTTCTTCACCGCTTTTAAGCCAGACATTCAGTCTCTCTAAGACAACTCTGAACATGAGTAGTGCTAcatgtatttacaattttaagtaTAAGACTAGTTTTGTCAGTTTTCTTTTATAACTCAAATTttaaagaagttttttttttttttttttgggtaagatTTTCTTAGGTAcaattaacatttttcttgaacCATTCTGAGGTGTATTTACCTTTGCGCTTCGAACTCATTCCCTTGCATGGGTCACAGTATACACAAGCGAATGTaaagtttggatttaaaatcgCTTACAAGGCCGGTTTAATCACTAGGAATGTACTTCGTACCTCGAATCAGTATTCAGCAAAAATCAGATTTTCGATATGCATAAACTAAGAAGCCAAACAATCGTGAAATGCAAACCACTCAAACCACAAACCAACAGAAACACATTCAAATGATGCATCTATGATTGATAATCTGATTAGACTGCTAGAGACGTCAGCAGTGTGCACAGCACCTCATACGCCGCAAGAATCTGAACAAACCGATGAGAAGCAGTGGAATTGGTCTTCGAATCGGCGAGGTCCGGGTGAGTTTCTTTAGCCAATTTACGGAAAGAATCTTTGATTTCTGCGAATGAGCTGTTCTCAGAAACTCCTAAGAGGTCGTACGCGTTCTCCCCGTGGAACTCAGTCCGAGACGAGTCAGTGCTGCAACTGAACAACCGAGGTCTATAACACGTATAGAAACAATTAGTGCTTCTGTGATTTAATTGAACTGAGACTTGAGGAATTGATCGACGGAGGTAGTGCCCGGCGACGGCAAGGCTAGCCATTTCTGTTTCTTCACTCttatttttcctttgctttgattttggattttttttttccatacgACTTTTTTGGGAAAACTATTATTTCAAACACATCTAACATTTTACCCTCATTTGAAAGTTCtgaacaaaattttaattaatgattggcataataaattcaaaaaatagatcaaattgttatgaaattatagaaaagagagatataacgtgttataaaacttttaaaaagagagaggaagagataaAGCTCAgaaaagttatgaaacttatgaatttcttaaataattcaacgatatatataggcgtacaaatgggactatactaaattactatacTAGAACTATGCACTATgtatatgtcggccaactcactatactagtactatgctagcactatgcactatgcatatgtcggccaactcactatactagtactatgctagcactatgcattatgcatatgtcgaccaactcactatgctagtattatgctagcactatgtattatgcatttgacgactagataaatgtggtcatacaattcaagatatttataacacttcccctttggatgactatatttaaagaatatgcctcgttaaaaccttgccaaggaaaaaccctgtgagaaaaaaccaatggcgaagaaaaaagagtacagtattcatgtgtatcgccgagtgctttaggattgcctcattaaaaccttgcaaaggaaaacccagtgggataaaaccttagcgaaggaaaaagagtacaatcaacacaagtcttcaaacctccgcattccaatgttctgcataatcttcttaaatgttgcagttggtagtacatgataacaggtcttcaaacctccgcattccaatgttctgcataatctttttaaatgttgcagttggtaatgctttagtgaataaatctgccagatttttacttgaccgtaccttcttgatatcaatttcaactttcttctcatgaattgcaatgatcttcttgtgtgtatctaaAAGATAAGTCGCATCTGTACAttcaactaactgtggacttgatccatgttgataaaataatcataactggatctttctgctcatcactactcttctggagttgtactcttctggagttcttataaataacatagttagtggagaattcatcaatattaa
This genomic interval from Carya illinoinensis cultivar Pawnee chromosome 2, C.illinoinensisPawnee_v1, whole genome shotgun sequence contains the following:
- the LOC122296088 gene encoding uncharacterized protein LOC122296088 isoform X1, which gives rise to MEKKNPKSKQRKNKSEETEMASLAVAGHYLRRSIPQVSVQLNHRSTNCFYTCYRPRLFSCSTDSSRTEFHGENAYDLLGVSENSSFAEIKDSFRKLAKETHPDLADSKTNSTASHRFVQILAAYEILSNSEKRAHYDSYLFSQRRIMQKCSGQGTRLSMYKSHVTTFKQMEVVEWLKWYRFAISEIVAEKKVVVGTGYFDILERDFYSAIHAAYYGPVIESMDLLPDRFEAEERSAYETHEVLHLVSGRDLFGMVCLVNEVPALSFSRNEKLTSFSSIGLSVCPNIEDTSIQMSSDGVDGFGTPLTQSQNITDHTSDAYKDLELHISGRVVAVATRVPPKSHCNGMQTADAQDHIYVFLSSHEDSSMHVSEQSSTDQSSGCEVRSRIALGTITGLGTSPDEGSCFVYDSSGTKTHVIMKHRTLLVKHMHWYGVGEDVSVCECRCSRACLPPSKFWLFEPRCGIHDIGGWYVETFGRDKKGRTVPSQRYWDGFDASEECNKRLHPAMYLLAIAYRTLDLEDVKRKKRTVRDVIEGQLFRVLSWCKKIA
- the LOC122296088 gene encoding uncharacterized protein LOC122296088 isoform X2, with product MEKKNPKSKQRKNKSEETEMASLAVAGHYLRRSIPQVSVQLNHRSTNCFYTCYRPRLFSCSTDSSRTEFHGENAYDLLGVSENSSFAEIKDSFRKLAKETHPDLADSKTNSTASHRFVQILAAYEILSNSEKRAHYDSYLFSQRRIMQKCSGQGTRLSMYKSHVTTFKQMEVVEWLKWYRFAISEIVAEKKVVVGTGYFDILERDFYSAIHAAYYGPVIESMDLLPDRFEAEERSAYETHEVLHLVSGRDLFGMVCLVNEVPALSFSRNEKLTSFSSIGLSVCPNIEDTSIQMSSDGVDGFGTPLTQSQNITDHTSDAYKDLELHISGRVVAVATRVPPKSHCNGMQTADAQDHIYVFLSSHEDSSMHVSEQSSTDQSSGCEVRSRIALGTITGLGTSPDEGSCFVYDSSGTKTHVIMKHRTLLVKHMHWYGVGEDVSVCECRCSRACLPPSKVHKTLKMRPKQIQITNPHTSTDFGFSSLAVAYMTLVVGMSKHLAEIRKVGQFHRRGIGMALMQVKNVTRDSIQQCICLLLHIEL